A single window of Malus sylvestris chromosome 5, drMalSylv7.2, whole genome shotgun sequence DNA harbors:
- the LOC126623706 gene encoding disease resistance protein RPV1-like isoform X5, translated as MGLIGFIQVFNIIIIAIGTLLYMCCRSLTFSSSSSAADSDVSAADSAVDSTVVAADDAADIPRRREKYDVFISFRGEDTRNTFTSHLHAALQQKNIETYIDNRLKRGEAIGPALLKAIKKSTLWVIIFSQKYASSTWCLEELVHILKCNDRGQSVIPIFYHTHASDVRKQKGSYEVAFAEHQKRVKDSIDKVPEWKEALTNAANIAGFHHSENTGTDADLVKKVVEHIWTKLCRESSCNLKGLVGIESRIEQIESLLGIHSTDACITVGIWGMGGIGKTTLAQAVFHKLSSKFKGGCFLVNVREREQKDGLEHLQNTLVREIFKEQNLSIGSTLVRDRLSHTKVLIVLDDVSSSMQMESLAGERLQYGTGSRIIITSRDKGTLRQTVEEEKIYEVKGLNPDDALELFCLFAFKNNSTCRTDYKELVEKAVHYAGHVPLALIVLGSLFFNRKSKEDWEDEFNKLKRFPSVDIQKVLRISYDGLGENEKEIFLDIACFHKGGYVDVVKRMLDVRGFFAKTGITILIDLSLISKDSKWGRETIEMHDLLQEMGRTIVQEQCSEDPGKRKRLFTDEDVYRVLKSNTETPIVQAILVDWHKIEERSLKRADFKVMSNLKMLIVDNFQIFDHNRDCKLNMSLDLPDSLRYIYWPEYPLESLSANFSPENLVELHMPYSRVKKLWKEDQRLVNLEVIDVAWSKNLIEVPNLSRSPKIVHIDLPGCDKLVEIPRYFRDLDKLIHIDLGHCTSLKYLSEMAGNIKYLNLEGSGIKELPESVWSNEHISYLDISHCKDLQKLPSNKCNLKVSGCFKVDGCTSLGEFSELPRDISKLSLVGCKRLVSLPTNICKLKCLEELNLSECSKLQNFPEILEPMEHLKSLNLSSTAIEELHSSIEFFPALKRLTLSHCQRLSSIPKSICKLKYLEKLNLSCCSKLENFPEILEPMKHLEYLNLSETSVQELHSSIEFLPALKNIELKGCKRLSSIPKSICKLKYLEELDLSYCYELESFPEILEPMEHLKSLNLRGTAVRELHSSIKFLHALKRIELQGCESLSSIPKGICKLKYLERLDLSECSELENFPEIMEPMEHLESLNLSETTVEELHSSIEFLPALKEIRLRDCKRFSSIPKSICKLKYLEELDLSCCSKLENFPEILEPMEHLKSLNLSATMVEELHSSIKFLPVLKKVKLGGCKRLSSIPKSICKLKYLEELDLSYCYELENFPEILEPMEHLEFLNLSGTAVEELHSSIEFLSALKEIRLRDCRRLSSIPKSICKLKYLEELDLSCCSKLENFPEILEPMKHLKSLNLSATMVKELHSSIKFLPALKKVKLRGCERLSSIPKSICKLKYLEGLDLSRCFELENFPEILEPMEHLGSLNLSGTTVEELHSSIEFLPALKEIRLGDCKRLSSIPKSICKLKYLEELNLSCCSKLENFPVIFEPMEHLKSLNLRGTAIKELHSSIKFLPALKKIELEDCKRLSSIPKSICKLKYLEELDLSCCSQLENFPENLEPMEHLKSLNLSGTIVTELHSLIKFLPVLKRIQLRGCERLSSIPKNICKFKYLEELDLSYCSQLENFPEILEPMEHLKSLNFSGTAVKELHSLIKFLPALKRIQLRGCERLSSIPKSICKLKYLEELDLSCCSELENFPEIMEPMEHLKFLNLSGTAVQELHSSIKFLPALRRIQLRACQSLSIMPKNICKLKYLVELDLSYCFQLENFPEFLELMEHLKSLNLSGTAVKKLPSSIEFLLGLKIIQLQGCKRLSSIPKNICKLKYLEELNLSCCSELENFPEILEPMEHLKSLNLSGTAVKELPLSIEFLPALTYIQLCGCKKLSSIPKSICKLKYLKELDLSYCSELESFPEIMEPMEHLKFLNLSGTAVQELHSSIEFLLALKEIQLQDCKRLSSIPKSICKLKYLEKLDLSCCSKLENFPEILEPMEHLKSLNLSETTVKELHSSIEFLPALKEIRLGDCKRLPSSQEQIDDLIKAYNYHTKHL; from the exons atggggttGATTGGGTtcattcaagttttcaacatcatcatcatcgcCATTGGGACTCTGTTGTACATGTGCTGCAGATCATTAACattttcttcttcgtcttctgcGGCAGATTCTGATGTTTCTGCTGCTGATTCTGCCGTTGATTCTACTGTTGTTGCTGCTGATGATGCTGCTGATATCCCCCGCCGTCGAGAAAAGTATGACGTGTTTATCAGCTTCCGAGGTGAGGACACCCGCAATACATTTACCAGCCATCTTCATGCTGCCCTACAGCAGAAGAACATTGAAACCTACATAGATAACAGACTTAAGAGAGGAGAAGCGATCGGACCTGCTCTTCTAAAGGCAATCAAGAAATCGACGCTTTGGGTGATCATTTTCTCACAAAAGTATGCTTCTTCCACATGGTGTTTGGAAGAACTAGTGCATATACTCAAATGCAACGACAGAGGCCAGTCTGTGATACCCATTTTTTACCATACCCATGCATCGGATGTACGAAAACAAAAAGGGAGTTATGAGGTTGCATTTGCTGAACACCAAAAACGTGTCAAGGACAGTATCGACAAGGTGCCCGAGTGGAAGGAGGCTTTGACTAATGCAGCCAATATAGCTGGgtttcaccattctgaaaacACAGG GACGGATGCCGATTTAGTCAAGAAAGTTGTTGAGCATATTTGGACCAAATTGTGTCGCGAATCATCGTGCAATTTAAAGGGCCTTGTTGGAATTGAAAGTCGCATCGAGCAAATCGAATCGCTGTTAGGCATTCATTCAACGGACGCTTGCATCACTGTAGGTATTTGGGGAATGGGTGGTATTGGCAAGACCACCCTTGCTCAAGCCGTATTTCACAAACTCTCTTCTAAATTCAAAGGCGGTTGTTTTCTTGTAAATGTTAGGGAGAGAGAACAAAAAGATGGGCTAGAACACTTGCAAAATACACTTGTCCGTGAGATATTCAAGGAACAAAATTTATCCATAGGATCAACTCTTGTTCGAGATAGGCTCAGCCATACAAAGGtcctcattgttcttgatgatgtgaGTAGTTCAATGCAAATGGAAAGTCTAGCGGGCGAGCGTCTTCAGTATGGCACTGGAAGTAGAATCATTATCACAAGTAGAGACAAGGGCACACTTAGGCAAACTGTTGAAGAGGAAAAGATCTACGAGGTTAAGGGATTAAATCCGGATGATGCTCTTGAgctcttttgtttgtttgctttcaAGAATAACAGTACTTGTAGAACAGATTATAAGGAGTTGGTGGAAAAGGCCGTGCATTATGCTGGACACGTTCCTTTAGCTCTTATAGTTTTGGGGTCCTTGTTCTTCAATCGCAAGAGCAAAGAAGACTGGGAAGATGAATTCAACAAATTAAAACGATTTCCCAGTGTAGATATCCAGAAAGTGTTGAGAATAAGTTATGATGGATTgggagaaaatgagaaggagatatTTCTGGATATAGCATGTTTTCATAAAGGGGGGTATGTGGATGTGGTAAAACGAATGTTAGATGTTCGTGGATTCTTTGCGAAAACCGGAATTACAATTCTCATTGATTTGTCTCTCATATCAAAGGATTCAAAATGGGGAAGGGAAACCATAGAGATGCATGATTTGCTACAAGAAATGGGAAGGACAATTGTTCAGGAACAATGTAGTGAAGATCCTGGTAAACGGAAAAGGTTGTTCACTGATGAGGATGTATATCGTGTACTGAAGAGTAATACG GAAACTCCAATTGTTCAAGCCATATTGGTTGATTGGCATAAGATTGAAGAGCGATCATTGAAACGTGCAGACTTCAAAGTGATGTCTAACCTAAAAATGCTAATTGTGgataattttcaaatatttgatcACAACAGAGACTGCAAATTAAACATGTCTCTAGATCTTCCTGATTCTCTTCGTTATATTTACTGGCCTGAATATCCATTGGAATCTTTGTCGGCAAACTTTTCTCCAGAAAATCTTGTTGAGCTTCATATGCCATATAGCAGAGTTAAGAAGCTTTGGAAAGAAGACCAG AGACTTGTGAACTTAGAAGTGATTGATGTGGCGTGGTCTAAAAATCTAATTGAAGTTCCAAATCTCTCTAGAAGTCCAAAAATTGTGCACATAGATCTTCCTGGCTGTGACAAATTGGTTGAAATTCCTCGATATTTTCGAGATCTTGACAAGCTTATTCATATTGATCTTGGACACTGCACCAGCCTCAAGTATCTTTCAGAGATGGCAGGAAATATTAAATACTTAAATTTAGAAGGCAGTGGTATAAAGGAGTTGCCTGAATCAGTTTGGTCTAACGAACATATTTCTTACTTGGATATAAGTCACTGCAAAGACCTTCAGAAACTTCCAAGCAACAAGTGTAACTTGAAAGTCTCTGGTTGTTTTAAAGTAGATGGCTGCACATCTCTTGGTGAGTTTTCTGAGCTTCCCAGGGATATAAGTAAATTATCATTGGTTGGTTGCAAGAGACTTGTGAGTCTACCAACCAACATTTGTAAGTTGAAATGTCTAGAGGAACTCAATCTTTCTGAGTGCTCTAAACTTCAAAACTTCCCAGAGATCTTGGAGCCAATGGAACATTTGAAGTCCTTAAATTTAAGTTCAACAGCGATTGAAGAGCTACACTCATCAATCGAGTTTTTCCCTGCACTCAAAAGACTTACATTAAGTCATTGCCAAAGGCTTTCGAGTATCCCAAAGAGCATTTGTAAGTTGAAATATCTCGAGAAACTCAATCTCTCTTGTTGCTCTAAACTTGAAAACTTCCCAGAGATCTTGGAGCCAATGAAACATTTGGAGTACTTAAATTTAAGTGAAACATCAGTTCAAGAGCTACACTCATCAATCGAGTTTCTCCCTGCTCTAAAAAATATTGAGCTAAAAGGTTGCAAAAGGCTTTCAAGTATCCCAAAGAGCATTTGTAAGTTGAAATATCTCGAGGAACTCGATCTCTCTTACTGCTATGAACTCGAAAGCTTCCCAGAGATCTTGGAGCCAATGGAACATTTGAAGTCCTTAAATTTAAGGGGGACAGCGGTTAGAGAGCTACACTCATCAATCAAGTTTCTCCATGCGCTAAAAAGAATTGAGCTACAAGGTTGTGAAAGTCTTTCAAGTATCCCAAAGGGCATTTGTAAGTTGAAATATCTCGAGCGACTTGATCTCTCTGA GTGCTCTGAACTTGAAAACTTCCCAGAGATCATGGAGCCAATGGAACATTTGGAGTCCTTAAATTTAAGTGAAACAACGGTTGAAGAGCTACACTCATCAATCGAGTTTCTCCCTGCTCTCAAAGAAATTCGACTAAGAGATTGCAAAAGGTTTTCAAGTATCCCAAAGAGCATTTGTAAGTTGAAATATCTCGAGGAACTCGATCTCTCTTGTTGCTCTAAACTTGAAAACTTCCCAGAGATCTTAGAGCCAATGGAACATTTGAAGTCCTTAAATTTAAGTGCAACAATGGTTGAAGAGCTACACTCATCAATCAAGTTTCTCCCTGTGCTAAAAAAAGTTAAGCTAGGAGGTTGCAAAAGGCTTTCAAGTATCCCAAAGAGCATTTGTAAGTTGAAATATCTCGAGGAACTTGATCTCTCTTACTGCTATGAACTCGAAAACTTCCCAGAGATCTTGGAGCCAATGGAACATTTGGAGTTCTTAAATTTAAGTGGAACAGCGGTTGAAGAGCTACACTCATCAATCGAGTTTCTCTCTGCTCTCAAAGAAATTCGATTAAGAGATTGCAGAAGGCTTTCAAGTATCCCAAAGAGCATTTGTAAGTTGAAATATCTCGAGGAACTTGATCTCTCTTGCTGCTCTAAACTTGAAAACTTCCCAGAGATCTTGGAGCCAATGAAGCATTTGAAGTCCTTAAATTTAAGTGCAACAATGGTTAAAGAGCTACATTCATCAATCAAGTTTCTCCCTGCGCTCAAAAAAGTTAAGCTAAGAGGTTGCGAAAGGCTTTCAAGTATCCCAAAGAGCATTTGTAAGTTGAAATATCTCGAGGGACTCGATCTCTCTAGGTGCTTTGAACTTGAAAACTTCCCAGAGATCTTGGAGCCAATGGAACATTTGGGGTCCTTAAATTTAAGTGGAACAACAGTTGAAGAACTACACTCATCAATTGAGTTTCTCCCTGCTCTCAAAGAAATTCGACTAGGAGATTGCAAAAGGCTTtcaagtattccaaaaagcatTTGTAAGTTGAAATATCTTGAGGAACTCAATCTTTCTTGTTGCTCTAAACTTGAAAACTTCCCAGTGATCTTTGAGCCAATGGAACATTTAAAGTCCTTAAATTTAAGGGGAACAGCGATTAAAGAGCTACACTCATCAATCAAGTTTCTCCCCGCACTCAAAAAAATTGAGCTAGAAG ATTGCAAAAGGCTTtcaagtattccaaaaagcatTTGTAAGTTGAAATATCTTGAGGAACTCGATCTCTCTTGTTGCTCTCAACTTGAAAACTTCCCAGAAAATTTGGAGCCAATGGAACATTTGAAATCCTTAAATTTGAGTGGAACAATAGTTACAGAGCTACACTCATTAATCAAGTTTCTCCCTGTGCTCAAAAGAATTCAACTACGTGGTTGCGAAAGGCTTTCAAGTATCCCAAAGAACATTTGTAAGTTCAAATATCTCGAGGAACTTGATCTCTCTTATTGCTCTCAGCTTGAAAACTTCCCAGAGATCTTGGAGCCAATGGAACATTTGAAGTCCTTAAATTTTAGTGGAACAGCAGTTAAAGAGTTACACTCATTAATCAAGTTTCTCCCTGCGCTCAAAAGAATTCAACTACGTGGTTGCGAAAGGCTTTCAAGTATCCCAAAGAGCATTTGTAAGCTGAAATATCTCGAGGAACTAGATCTCTCTTGCTGCTCTGAACTTGAAAACTTCCCAGAGATCATGGAGCCGATGGAACATTTGAAGTTCTTAAATTTAAGTGGAACAGCGGTTCAAGAGCTACACTCATCAATCAAGTTTCTCCCTGCGCTCAGAAGAATTCAACTACGAGCTTGCCAAAGTCTTTCAATTATGCCAAAGAACATTTGCAAGTTGAAATATCTTGTGGAACTCGATCTCTCTTATTGCTTTCAGCTTGAAAACTTCCCCGAGTTCTTGGAGCTAATGGAACATTTGAAGTCCTTAAATTTAAGTGGAACAGCTGTTAAAAAGCTACCCTCATCAATTGAGTTTCTGCTTGGGCTCAAAATAATTCAACTCCAAGGTTGCAAAAGGCTTTCAAGTATCCCAAAGAACATTTGTAAGTTGAAATATCTCGAGGAACTCAATCTCTCTTGTTGCTCTGAACTAGAAAACTTCCCAGAGATTTTGGAGCCAATGGAACATTTGAAGTCCTTAAATTTAAGTGGAACAGCGGTTAAAGAGCTACCCTTATCAATCGAGTTTCTCCCTGCTCTCACATATATTCAACTATGTGGTTGCAAAAAGCTTTCAAGTATCCCAAAGAGCATTTGTAAGTTGAAATATCTCAAGGAACTCGATCTCTCTTACTGTTCAGAACTTGAAAGCTTCCCAGAGATCATGGAGCCGATGGAACATTTGAAGTTCTTAAATTTAAGTGGAACAGCGGTTCAAGAGCTACACTCATCAATCGAGTTTCTCCTTGCTCTCAAAGAAATTCAACTACAAGATTGCAAAAGGCTTTCAAGTATTCCAAAGAGCATTTGTAAGTTGAAATATCTCGAGAAACTTGATCTCTCCTGCTGCTCTAAACTTGAAAACTTTCCAGAGATCTTGGAGCCAATGGAACATTTGAAGTCCTTAAATTTAAGTGAAACAACGGTTAAAGAGCTACACTCATCAATCGAGTTTCTCCCTGCTCTCAAAGAAATTCGACTAGGAGATTGCAAAAGGCTTCCAAGTAGCCAAGAGCAGATTGATGACTTGATAAAGGCTTACAACTATCACACAAAGCATTTGTAA
- the LOC126623706 gene encoding disease resistance protein RUN1-like isoform X20 has product MGLIGFIQVFNIIIIAIGTLLYMCCRSLTFSSSSSAADSDVSAADSAVDSTVVAADDAADIPRRREKYDVFISFRGEDTRNTFTSHLHAALQQKNIETYIDNRLKRGEAIGPALLKAIKKSTLWVIIFSQKYASSTWCLEELVHILKCNDRGQSVIPIFYHTHASDVRKQKGSYEVAFAEHQKRVKDSIDKVPEWKEALTNAANIAGFHHSENTGTDADLVKKVVEHIWTKLCRESSCNLKGLVGIESRIEQIESLLGIHSTDACITVGIWGMGGIGKTTLAQAVFHKLSSKFKGGCFLVNVREREQKDGLEHLQNTLVREIFKEQNLSIGSTLVRDRLSHTKVLIVLDDVSSSMQMESLAGERLQYGTGSRIIITSRDKGTLRQTVEEEKIYEVKGLNPDDALELFCLFAFKNNSTCRTDYKELVEKAVHYAGHVPLALIVLGSLFFNRKSKEDWEDEFNKLKRFPSVDIQKVLRISYDGLGENEKEIFLDIACFHKGGYVDVVKRMLDVRGFFAKTGITILIDLSLISKDSKWGRETIEMHDLLQEMGRTIVQEQCSEDPGKRKRLFTDEDVYRVLKSNTETPIVQAILVDWHKIEERSLKRADFKVMSNLKMLIVDNFQIFDHNRDCKLNMSLDLPDSLRYIYWPEYPLESLSANFSPENLVELHMPYSRVKKLWKEDQRLVNLEVIDVAWSKNLIEVPNLSRSPKIVHIDLPGCDKLVEIPRYFRDLDKLIHIDLGHCTSLKYLSEMAGNIKYLNLEGSGIKELPESVWSNEHISYLDISHCKDLQKLPSNKCNLKVSGCFKVDGCTSLGEFSELPRDISKLSLVGCKRLVSLPTNICKLKCLEELNLSECSKLQNFPEILEPMEHLKSLNLSSTAIEELHSSIEFFPALKRLTLSHCQRLSSIPKSICKLKYLEKLNLSCCSKLENFPEILEPMKHLEYLNLSETSVQELHSSIEFLPALKNIELKGCKRLSSIPKSICKLKYLEELDLSYCYELESFPEILEPMEHLKSLNLRGTAVRELHSSIKFLHALKRIELQGCESLSSIPKGICKLKYLERLDLSECSELENFPEIMEPMEHLESLNLSETTVEELHSSIEFLPALKEIRLRDCKRFSSIPKSICKLKYLEELDLSCCSKLENFPEILEPMEHLKSLNLSATMVEELHSSIKFLPVLKKVKLGGCKRLSSIPKSICKLKYLEELDLSYCYELENFPEILEPMEHLEFLNLSGTAVEELHSSIEFLSALKEIRLRDCRRLSSIPKSICKLKYLEELDLSCCSKLENFPEILEPMKHLKSLNLSATMVKELHSSIKFLPALKKVKLRGCERLSSIPKSICKLKYLEGLDLSRCFELENFPEILEPMEHLGSLNLSGTTVEELHSSIEFLPALKEIRLGDCKRLSSIPKSICKLKYLEELNLSCCSKLENFPVIFEPMEHLKSLNLRGTAIKELHSSIKFLPALKKIELEDCKRLSSIPKSICKLKYLEKLDLSCCSKLENFPEILEPMEHLKSLNLSETTVKELHSSIEFLPALKEIRLGDCKRLPSSQEQIDDLIKAYNYHTKHL; this is encoded by the exons atggggttGATTGGGTtcattcaagttttcaacatcatcatcatcgcCATTGGGACTCTGTTGTACATGTGCTGCAGATCATTAACattttcttcttcgtcttctgcGGCAGATTCTGATGTTTCTGCTGCTGATTCTGCCGTTGATTCTACTGTTGTTGCTGCTGATGATGCTGCTGATATCCCCCGCCGTCGAGAAAAGTATGACGTGTTTATCAGCTTCCGAGGTGAGGACACCCGCAATACATTTACCAGCCATCTTCATGCTGCCCTACAGCAGAAGAACATTGAAACCTACATAGATAACAGACTTAAGAGAGGAGAAGCGATCGGACCTGCTCTTCTAAAGGCAATCAAGAAATCGACGCTTTGGGTGATCATTTTCTCACAAAAGTATGCTTCTTCCACATGGTGTTTGGAAGAACTAGTGCATATACTCAAATGCAACGACAGAGGCCAGTCTGTGATACCCATTTTTTACCATACCCATGCATCGGATGTACGAAAACAAAAAGGGAGTTATGAGGTTGCATTTGCTGAACACCAAAAACGTGTCAAGGACAGTATCGACAAGGTGCCCGAGTGGAAGGAGGCTTTGACTAATGCAGCCAATATAGCTGGgtttcaccattctgaaaacACAGG GACGGATGCCGATTTAGTCAAGAAAGTTGTTGAGCATATTTGGACCAAATTGTGTCGCGAATCATCGTGCAATTTAAAGGGCCTTGTTGGAATTGAAAGTCGCATCGAGCAAATCGAATCGCTGTTAGGCATTCATTCAACGGACGCTTGCATCACTGTAGGTATTTGGGGAATGGGTGGTATTGGCAAGACCACCCTTGCTCAAGCCGTATTTCACAAACTCTCTTCTAAATTCAAAGGCGGTTGTTTTCTTGTAAATGTTAGGGAGAGAGAACAAAAAGATGGGCTAGAACACTTGCAAAATACACTTGTCCGTGAGATATTCAAGGAACAAAATTTATCCATAGGATCAACTCTTGTTCGAGATAGGCTCAGCCATACAAAGGtcctcattgttcttgatgatgtgaGTAGTTCAATGCAAATGGAAAGTCTAGCGGGCGAGCGTCTTCAGTATGGCACTGGAAGTAGAATCATTATCACAAGTAGAGACAAGGGCACACTTAGGCAAACTGTTGAAGAGGAAAAGATCTACGAGGTTAAGGGATTAAATCCGGATGATGCTCTTGAgctcttttgtttgtttgctttcaAGAATAACAGTACTTGTAGAACAGATTATAAGGAGTTGGTGGAAAAGGCCGTGCATTATGCTGGACACGTTCCTTTAGCTCTTATAGTTTTGGGGTCCTTGTTCTTCAATCGCAAGAGCAAAGAAGACTGGGAAGATGAATTCAACAAATTAAAACGATTTCCCAGTGTAGATATCCAGAAAGTGTTGAGAATAAGTTATGATGGATTgggagaaaatgagaaggagatatTTCTGGATATAGCATGTTTTCATAAAGGGGGGTATGTGGATGTGGTAAAACGAATGTTAGATGTTCGTGGATTCTTTGCGAAAACCGGAATTACAATTCTCATTGATTTGTCTCTCATATCAAAGGATTCAAAATGGGGAAGGGAAACCATAGAGATGCATGATTTGCTACAAGAAATGGGAAGGACAATTGTTCAGGAACAATGTAGTGAAGATCCTGGTAAACGGAAAAGGTTGTTCACTGATGAGGATGTATATCGTGTACTGAAGAGTAATACG GAAACTCCAATTGTTCAAGCCATATTGGTTGATTGGCATAAGATTGAAGAGCGATCATTGAAACGTGCAGACTTCAAAGTGATGTCTAACCTAAAAATGCTAATTGTGgataattttcaaatatttgatcACAACAGAGACTGCAAATTAAACATGTCTCTAGATCTTCCTGATTCTCTTCGTTATATTTACTGGCCTGAATATCCATTGGAATCTTTGTCGGCAAACTTTTCTCCAGAAAATCTTGTTGAGCTTCATATGCCATATAGCAGAGTTAAGAAGCTTTGGAAAGAAGACCAG AGACTTGTGAACTTAGAAGTGATTGATGTGGCGTGGTCTAAAAATCTAATTGAAGTTCCAAATCTCTCTAGAAGTCCAAAAATTGTGCACATAGATCTTCCTGGCTGTGACAAATTGGTTGAAATTCCTCGATATTTTCGAGATCTTGACAAGCTTATTCATATTGATCTTGGACACTGCACCAGCCTCAAGTATCTTTCAGAGATGGCAGGAAATATTAAATACTTAAATTTAGAAGGCAGTGGTATAAAGGAGTTGCCTGAATCAGTTTGGTCTAACGAACATATTTCTTACTTGGATATAAGTCACTGCAAAGACCTTCAGAAACTTCCAAGCAACAAGTGTAACTTGAAAGTCTCTGGTTGTTTTAAAGTAGATGGCTGCACATCTCTTGGTGAGTTTTCTGAGCTTCCCAGGGATATAAGTAAATTATCATTGGTTGGTTGCAAGAGACTTGTGAGTCTACCAACCAACATTTGTAAGTTGAAATGTCTAGAGGAACTCAATCTTTCTGAGTGCTCTAAACTTCAAAACTTCCCAGAGATCTTGGAGCCAATGGAACATTTGAAGTCCTTAAATTTAAGTTCAACAGCGATTGAAGAGCTACACTCATCAATCGAGTTTTTCCCTGCACTCAAAAGACTTACATTAAGTCATTGCCAAAGGCTTTCGAGTATCCCAAAGAGCATTTGTAAGTTGAAATATCTCGAGAAACTCAATCTCTCTTGTTGCTCTAAACTTGAAAACTTCCCAGAGATCTTGGAGCCAATGAAACATTTGGAGTACTTAAATTTAAGTGAAACATCAGTTCAAGAGCTACACTCATCAATCGAGTTTCTCCCTGCTCTAAAAAATATTGAGCTAAAAGGTTGCAAAAGGCTTTCAAGTATCCCAAAGAGCATTTGTAAGTTGAAATATCTCGAGGAACTCGATCTCTCTTACTGCTATGAACTCGAAAGCTTCCCAGAGATCTTGGAGCCAATGGAACATTTGAAGTCCTTAAATTTAAGGGGGACAGCGGTTAGAGAGCTACACTCATCAATCAAGTTTCTCCATGCGCTAAAAAGAATTGAGCTACAAGGTTGTGAAAGTCTTTCAAGTATCCCAAAGGGCATTTGTAAGTTGAAATATCTCGAGCGACTTGATCTCTCTGA GTGCTCTGAACTTGAAAACTTCCCAGAGATCATGGAGCCAATGGAACATTTGGAGTCCTTAAATTTAAGTGAAACAACGGTTGAAGAGCTACACTCATCAATCGAGTTTCTCCCTGCTCTCAAAGAAATTCGACTAAGAGATTGCAAAAGGTTTTCAAGTATCCCAAAGAGCATTTGTAAGTTGAAATATCTCGAGGAACTCGATCTCTCTTGTTGCTCTAAACTTGAAAACTTCCCAGAGATCTTAGAGCCAATGGAACATTTGAAGTCCTTAAATTTAAGTGCAACAATGGTTGAAGAGCTACACTCATCAATCAAGTTTCTCCCTGTGCTAAAAAAAGTTAAGCTAGGAGGTTGCAAAAGGCTTTCAAGTATCCCAAAGAGCATTTGTAAGTTGAAATATCTCGAGGAACTTGATCTCTCTTACTGCTATGAACTCGAAAACTTCCCAGAGATCTTGGAGCCAATGGAACATTTGGAGTTCTTAAATTTAAGTGGAACAGCGGTTGAAGAGCTACACTCATCAATCGAGTTTCTCTCTGCTCTCAAAGAAATTCGATTAAGAGATTGCAGAAGGCTTTCAAGTATCCCAAAGAGCATTTGTAAGTTGAAATATCTCGAGGAACTTGATCTCTCTTGCTGCTCTAAACTTGAAAACTTCCCAGAGATCTTGGAGCCAATGAAGCATTTGAAGTCCTTAAATTTAAGTGCAACAATGGTTAAAGAGCTACATTCATCAATCAAGTTTCTCCCTGCGCTCAAAAAAGTTAAGCTAAGAGGTTGCGAAAGGCTTTCAAGTATCCCAAAGAGCATTTGTAAGTTGAAATATCTCGAGGGACTCGATCTCTCTAGGTGCTTTGAACTTGAAAACTTCCCAGAGATCTTGGAGCCAATGGAACATTTGGGGTCCTTAAATTTAAGTGGAACAACAGTTGAAGAACTACACTCATCAATTGAGTTTCTCCCTGCTCTCAAAGAAATTCGACTAGGAGATTGCAAAAGGCTTtcaagtattccaaaaagcatTTGTAAGTTGAAATATCTTGAGGAACTCAATCTTTCTTGTTGCTCTAAACTTGAAAACTTCCCAGTGATCTTTGAGCCAATGGAACATTTAAAGTCCTTAAATTTAAGGGGAACAGCGATTAAAGAGCTACACTCATCAATCAAGTTTCTCCCCGCACTCAAAAAAATTGAGCTAGAAG ATTGCAAAAGGCTTTCAAGTATTCCAAAGAGCATTTGTAAGTTGAAATATCTCGAGAAACTTGATCTCTCCTGCTGCTCTAAACTTGAAAACTTTCCAGAGATCTTGGAGCCAATGGAACATTTGAAGTCCTTAAATTTAAGTGAAACAACGGTTAAAGAGCTACACTCATCAATCGAGTTTCTCCCTGCTCTCAAAGAAATTCGACTAGGAGATTGCAAAAGGCTTCCAAGTAGCCAAGAGCAGATTGATGACTTGATAAAGGCTTACAACTATCACACAAAGCATTTGTAA